CACCTGGCAGGTGTCGCCCGGACACTCGCAGTCGCCATTGCGCAGTAGCGGTCATAGCTCGCCAGTGTTGCCCTCAGCAGCACTGACCAAACTGCCAACGCTGGGCAGTCCCACACTGATGGTGGCACCTGGCTCGCTTGGATCCATAGGGTCAGCGGGCAGCGGCTCGGAGAACAACAATCAACATCATATGCTAGGACCACGCGCCTTCACGCTGCCTGAGCTGGGCGCCACTGGGGGCCTGCAGAGTTTGCTGGACACTAACGCTGGCGGCCATGAGCCGCATTCATTCCAGGCACCGCAGCTGTCCGAGGAGACACTGATGGATCGGGAGCACAACGAAACGCTGTCCAAACTCAATTTTGTACTGGCACTCACCGATTGCATCCAAGAGGTGGCCGACTCCCGTTGTGCGCCACTCTCTTCGCTCATGGTGGCCGGCAGCCAGCTGGCCAATGAGCAGCAGATACCACCACATGCACCCGAGCACTGCAAGCGTGCCGAGCGTCTAGTGCTGCTAATGCGCGCACTTCAGCTGCTGGCCTCCGGCCTCAACTTGGCCTCACAGCAGTTGCGCAATGGACAGCTGAAGCCCTCATCGAATGTGAAGAATGGTGAGTAAAGAGAATTGCCCTATAAAGAGTTTTTGCTTAACTACTTATGGTCcactgcagcgctgctgaccATGAACTCCAAGTATCGCAGCATTCTGTTCGAGTCGAAGCGTCTCAATGGCAGCGGCCTACtgcaaaaggcaaatgcatttaatataaccGCAGACAAGATACTTTATGAGTACGCTTTGAGTATGGTAAGTACAATACAAAAACTGTcaagttattatatttaatgctttgaTGTTTTCACTTACAGTGCCAGGCGGCAGCTTTAGATGAGCTTCTGAAGAACACAAAGAACTGCTTTGAGCGCTATAATACCGCTCACATACTGCTGCATTCGTTGGTGCAAAAGTGCAATCATCCCCAGgacaaacaacaactgaataaatgtgtgtaaagcaattataaatataatgcgGCTTGCTTATTAATAACAACTACTATTGCTTGCAGATCGTGATGCCGTCGAGAAACGTTTGagcttgttgcaacagcaTGGCTACATCTACGTTACAGATGAGAATGCTTAGAGCTGCCAGCAGTCATTTGTCGACGATTCCTTaagttatttaatataaaacaccCTTCCCTTCTCCTTCcccatttaattttgttgagCGTGCAACTTGTGATTTAAAAAAGCATAACTCATAAAACGTTTAACAGGTGCAAGCTCTTAGTAAACCACTGaatcacatacacacacctTATCATATGAACAATGAGCGGAATTGTCCAATGTAaatagtttgttttgttttatttaacacatttttttacAACCAAGCTAAACTTGTTAATGCTTATAAGCGCGCCAGCTCGACGCCCATAATAGTCCTTAAGCTACACTTAtgtaatacaaatatattatatatatacttagctGTATCTTTTCGATCTATTATATAACACCAATacaaacaaagaaacaaacacacacacacacacacataatgtTTATGGGCAATATTGCAAGCCAAACTGAGTTTAGTAAGCTTTATTCATATGTAATTAAGTTATACCGCATATATTTCCTATGTATGTTTATTAGGTGCAGGaaacttatttaaaagtttgtgCTCATAGctcgtatatatgtatgtgtctcAATCTATTCACTTTCCATCTCGATATTCCTTTATATACATCATAATTTATGGCTGCActacacaaaaacaaatttaataaaatgtgctATGTTCATAGTTTTTAGTTAGGTCTCATTCACTTtcacagtcagacagacaaacaaacaaacaacacaacatgcaaatgtacatttaattttatgtgagAAATGTattctaaacaaatttaagtttttctaCAAAACAAACCACAAATCTAAAACGatagatatataatatatatgtatgtgtatatgatAAATATGCAGACAACACACAGGCAAACGTGTATAAAAatgataagcaaatttaaactaataaaagtaccaacaaaaattatattcaactACAGTTACAATAATATTTCCAGAGAGGTCTATTTGTTTTCGTATCCATtccattaaaattaattttaaattgctgcaaaaagaATCACTTAACCTCATCTTAAATCTTACAATTCTTTCTGTTTGCCTACTTTGACTTAAGAAATAATGTTGTactaaaaatttgatttattgcaaGCGCCTAAATTTTTGCCATTGAGTTAAAGCCACTATCGATAGCAACGCTTATAAATTATCGATAGTTTTCCAGCcctgttataaatttaaatgttcatTCACGTCcttaaatgcaaactttttttgtttttcgtttccACATAAAATTTGTCAGATTGCGTAAGTCACTGTGGCGTCCAATCGATGTCCACAGGCTGTTGTGCTGCATGCCCCATTCCATGacccatttgttgttgctgccacatgcaacgTGGCGATTGGTAGCAAATGGGCGTGCGCCGCATGTGCTGATTCATATGCATGTGCCTGGGCATCTGAGCATAGCCCACgtgcatgttgctgttataTTGCTGATATTGCAGCCACTGATCATAGTACTCCTGCATCTCGGGCTGGAATGGCGTTATGGCGCCAGCTAAAATGCGTTCATCACTGTCCTTGCCATTGCCCTTTGCACCGCCCTTGGAAGGCTGAACTGCTGCAGTCTTGGGTTTGGGAGCAGGTGCTCCGGGAGTGCCAGCTTGGGACGTACCTTTAGATTTCAGTGGGCAACTGTTGCCGTTACAAGCGTTGCATGAGTTACTTgcgttgcagttgttgcagcAAGTATTATTACAGCGACAACAGTTGTTGCGCCAGTAGTAGCAACCTGTGCAGGGATTGTAGCAATAGGAATAGCAGGGATAATAACAACAGTTGGGACTAGGGGTGCAACTATTTTCGCATTGATTTTCTTCGCCCACTGACTCTGGTGGCGGCGTCTGAGTGCTGTCATCGCTGTAAAAACCAAAGGTCAACAAATTACATCTACCATGGTGGGTGAAGTTTACTCACCTGCCCATTTGTGTGGCattgcagccacagctgcgTGTAGATTTCATGCAGTTATTAACCCCACAGCCGCAGGAGCAGGGGCCAGCAGCTAACTCGGCTCCATGTCCAGCCTGGCCTTCGCGGGACTCATCTGCTTTACCCTTTTCACCAGCAGTAGTCGCATCCTTGTCCTTATCTTTGGCTTTCTTCACCTTACGTTTGGAGCTGGGGCTGCCCTTGAGCGCATCCTCGGACTTTTTGCCCTTACCCGACGACATGTTGTTGCCACCAATGGGTAGCAGTAAAAAGCAGGTGCCTTCCGGACGTGGAATATGCAGCGACTCGCAAATGCTGCAAaggaaaaatatgaaaagtttGCATGCGCAGTCGCAACTGAATGAATTAAAGCGGCAAGCCTaacttattgtttttttttttttcattttttggtGCGTCTGTTTGtgtaaatatgtgtgtgtgttaactggATTTGAATTGAGCTTTGGCACTGACGTAGAACTCACCGTTCAATAACTTTCGGATCGTTAGGAGTACAGTTAATAAGCTGAGCGTCCGTGCAGTTGCattcagctttggctttggcctccGCCTTGGCTTGTgcttttctctctttcttcTCTTGTTGCCTAGCCTGCTCTTCCAGGCAGCTGCAGCCGGTCTTGGCTTTGGCCTCCGCCTTGGCTtgtgcttttttcttttccttCTCTTGTTGCTTAGTTAGCTCCTCCAGACAGTTACAGCCGTTCTTGGCTTGTGCTTTTTTCATTTCCTGCTCTTGTTGCTTAGCTAGCTCCTCTAGACAGTTGCAGACATTCTTGGCCTTGGCTTGTGCCTTTTTCATCTCCTTCTCTTGTTGCTTAGCTAGCTCCTCCAGACAGTTACAGCCGTTATTGGACTTTGATTTATGCTTGGATTTTGACTTGCCCTTTGGATTGCCTTGCTCGTCCGCTGTATCTCCAGCTTGGAAAGTGTTTGCCGCCAGCTGATCTTGTTGCATGCCCATAGCACCACCAAAAGCGTTTGGCTGTGCTGCCAGTGGATTCTGACTAAATTGTTGCGGAGGCCAGCAGGGCATTAGACAAGGCATGTAGGATGTAACAGCTGCCATTGTTGCCATACAGGGCGTAACGGGCATGACTTCACGGCCGGTGCAGGGATCAAATTGTGGAGGCCGGTTGCTGGGCATGCCAGCCGCCGGCATGTTATGCACTGTCATTTGGTTACCTCCGTTGGCAGCGACTCCTCCTTGATAGCCGTTGGGAGCCCCACCGGCGCCAGCATAATTGTTGCCGCTGTTCCAGTTGTTGGACGCTCCATAACCAGCAGCTCCCATTGCGCCCGCATTAGCACCATTTCCTCCTCCTGCTTCTGCCCCAAAAGCAACACTAGCTGCTGAAGCTTCGCCTCCTGCGCCCGCTGCTTCACTCTCAGATGCATCACTAGATTCCGATGAGTCATCCGATTCATCCGAATCGACTACCTCGCATTCAGTAGCGCAGTCTTGGCCACGCTTCTCTTTGGGACCACCTTTACTTCTGCAATTGGCCTTACCCGTAAAATTACAAACCGCATTCTTAATGCCCTTTTTACGATTGAGCGCACAGCTGCAAGATCTCTTACGCAGTCGCTCGATTTCCGAGGCAGTGCGGCATAGGAAACTGGGCGGCACCATATCTGAGAATTTCGTATCACAACGATCACATGGTCCCAGCGAACGACAACGTCTAGGAGGATATCTAGTAAAGGCTGAGCATTAATcaaagtggcaagcagcataACTGGTGGCAATTGTTTACTCGGTGGTGCAACGATAATCGCAGCCACAGGGATTTCTACAATAGTCgcacatttttaaaagtaCAAACGTAAAAAACACTCCAAAGTGAAGATTAGATTAAGACTATGGTATTTATATATGGCGCTTTAGACCTCCTAAGTCTTCATCATGGAGCATTCAACATGTAAAATTTTGTCAGTTACTTTAAAAACAGAATAAAATGTTTGATGTCTGAATCGAGgattaaaatgttgtaaataaaaagtgaaaaaaaaaacgcagcaaCAAAGTGAATAAATTGACTTTTGCCATGAGCGTAGCCacgtttgaaaataatttaagaattataaaaaattataaaaaataataatctagtaataataaaaacgaaaTTTTTAACGGTACGACTGTTGTAATAACGTAATTCTTCATTCCTATTGatacagcaataaataatgccACATTCTCAGAGACGCCACGCAGACACTGTAAGAGGAGCAAACCAACTTCCTTCAATTGAGGCTGCTGCCTGCCTTAAattgagcaaatatttaataaatatttgcatttgagcAAGAGGTTGCTAGCAAGTCCAAGAAAACAAGAACCATACTTTTTATTTCCTAAGAAAATAAACACagagctttatatttttttcatgcaATGTTGTCCAGAGTAATAATTGGGCTGAAGACTTTGTTTTGACAGACAACATGTTTTGAactttcaaaattgtttagtaTAAATTTCTGGAATATGTtgacaaatcaaattgcagcaacgtTTTGTTGAATAGTTTTTGCAAGCCGAGACGCAAAATGCGTAAAGCTGGCAGTGGTTCGGGCAGTGGCAGTCCAATGTGGTGCAGGGCAGCAACAGATTA
The DNA window shown above is from Drosophila busckii strain San Diego stock center, stock number 13000-0081.31 chromosome 3L, ASM1175060v1, whole genome shotgun sequence and carries:
- the LOC108599662 gene encoding uncharacterized protein LOC108599662, producing MCDYCRNPCGCDYRCTTEYPPRRCRSLGPCDRCDTKFSDMVPPSFLCRTASEIERLRKRSCSCALNRKKGIKNAVCNFTGKANCRSKGGPKEKRGQDCATECEVVDSDESDDSSESSDASESEAAGAGGEASAASVAFGAEAGGGNGANAGAMGAAGYGASNNWNSGNNYAGAGGAPNGYQGGVAANGGNQMTVHNMPAAGMPSNRPPQFDPCTGREVMPVTPCMATMAAVTSYMPCLMPCWPPQQFSQNPLAAQPNAFGGAMGMQQDQLAANTFQAGDTADEQGNPKGKSKSKHKSKSNNGCNCLEELAKQQEKEMKKAQAKAKNVCNCLEELAKQQEQEMKKAQAKNGCNCLEELTKQQEKEKKKAQAKAEAKAKTGCSCLEEQARQQEKKERKAQAKAEAKAKAECNCTDAQLINCTPNDPKVIERICESLHIPRPEGTCFLLLPIGGNNMSSGKGKKSEDALKGSPSSKRKVKKAKDKDKDATTAGEKGKADESREGQAGHGAELAAGPCSCGCGVNNCMKSTRSCGCNATQMGSDDSTQTPPPESVGEENQCENSCTPSPNCCYYPCYSYCYNPCTGCYYWRNNCCRCNNTCCNNCNASNSCNACNGNSCPLKSKGTSQAGTPGAPAPKPKTAAVQPSKGGAKGNGKDSDERILAGAITPFQPEMQEYYDQWLQYQQYNSNMHVGYAQMPRHMHMNQHMRRTPICYQSPRCMWQQQQMGHGMGHAAQQPVDIDWTPQ